In Sphingobacterium zeae, one genomic interval encodes:
- the hutI gene encoding imidazolonepropionase, protein MWQLLINYNNNGGQQVDLIHIEGDQVVLPGFIDCHTHIAFAGSRANDFALRNAGSSYLEIAAAGGGIWSTVSHTRDCDARELVGLTIGRAHLLLKQGITTIEVKSGYGLDVEQELKLLRVIRESDRQIQPDLIPTCLAAHMLPRDFNGSAKDYLHMLAEVLFPALKSERLSNRIDAFIEKAAFQGEDIVAYLQRAKNMGFDLTIHADQFTTSGSQIAVELGAISADHLEASTAFEIELIAQSDTVAVALPAASIGLGCGFTPARKLLDAGACLAIGSDWNPGSAPMGQLLTSATILAAAEKLTNAELLAALTYRAAKALNLSDRGILVKGMRADFSLFNTDNYQDITYYQGSLQPTAVWKNGMEVLSI, encoded by the coding sequence ATGTGGCAGCTTTTGATCAATTACAACAACAATGGGGGGCAGCAGGTGGATCTTATCCATATCGAGGGAGATCAGGTCGTTTTGCCAGGCTTTATTGACTGCCATACACATATTGCTTTCGCAGGCAGTCGTGCAAATGATTTCGCCCTTCGAAATGCCGGTTCAAGCTATCTGGAAATCGCGGCGGCAGGAGGGGGGATCTGGAGTACCGTATCCCATACAAGGGATTGTGATGCCCGAGAATTGGTAGGCCTCACCATAGGGAGGGCACATTTACTATTGAAACAGGGGATCACAACGATCGAAGTTAAAAGCGGTTATGGACTTGACGTTGAACAAGAACTTAAATTATTGCGTGTCATCCGCGAATCAGATCGACAAATACAACCAGACCTTATCCCAACTTGTTTGGCAGCACATATGCTTCCGCGCGACTTCAATGGGTCTGCAAAAGATTATCTCCATATGCTGGCTGAAGTTCTGTTTCCGGCATTAAAATCCGAAAGGCTATCAAATCGGATAGATGCATTTATCGAAAAAGCAGCTTTTCAGGGAGAAGACATTGTCGCTTATTTACAGAGAGCAAAAAATATGGGTTTTGATCTGACAATTCATGCCGATCAGTTTACGACTTCTGGAAGCCAGATTGCGGTGGAACTGGGTGCTATATCTGCGGATCATCTTGAAGCATCAACAGCTTTTGAAATTGAACTTATCGCACAGTCGGACACTGTCGCGGTGGCTTTACCTGCCGCTTCTATCGGATTGGGTTGCGGTTTTACACCTGCTAGAAAACTGTTAGATGCAGGCGCATGCCTAGCCATAGGTAGTGATTGGAATCCGGGGTCTGCTCCGATGGGGCAGTTATTGACAAGTGCGACGATTTTGGCAGCAGCAGAAAAATTGACCAATGCTGAACTACTCGCGGCATTAACTTACCGTGCGGCGAAGGCATTGAACTTGTCTGACAGGGGAATTTTGGTGAAAGGAATGCGTGCAGATTTTAGTTTATTTAATACCGACAATTATCAGGATATTACATATTACCAAGGAAGTTTGCAGCCTACAGCGGTATGGAAAAATGGTATGGAAGTATTATCAATATAA